The following is a genomic window from Streptomyces lincolnensis.
AGGGCTGCACGTTCGCGGCCGTGTCCCCGATGGTGCTCATCGGTACGACGGGCGGCGGGCTCCCGGCGATCTACGGCTCGGTGATCGTCGCGGGACTCGCCATCGTGCTGCTCGCCCCGGTCTTCGGGCGGCTGCTGCGCTTCTTCCCGCCACTGGTCACGGGCACCGTGATCCTGATCATCGGCATCTCGCTGCTGCCGGTCGCGGGCAACTGGGCGGCGGGCGGCGCCGGTTCGGCGGACTTCGGCGAGCCGAAGAACATCGCGCTGGCCGCCTTCGTCCTGCTGGTGGTCCTGTGCGTACAGCGTTTCGCGCCGGCGTTCCTGAGCCGGGTCGCGGTGCTGATCGGCATCGTGGTGGGCCTCGCGGTCGCCGTGCCCTTCGGGTTCACGGACTTCGGCGGGGTCGGGGACGCCGACTGGGTCGGGATCAGCACGCCGTTCCACTTCGGGGCGCCGACCTTCGAGGCCTCCGCCATCATCTCGATGCTGGTCGTGGCGCTGGTGACGATGACGGAGACGACCGGTGACTTCATCGCGGTCGGCGAGATGACGGACCGGCGGATCGACGCGCGTTCCCTCTCCGACGGGCTGCGCGCCGACGGCCTGTCGACCGTCCTGGGCGGTGTCTTCAACACCTTCCCGTACACGGCGTACGCACAGAACGTCGGCCTCGTCGGCATGACCCGCGTCCGCAGCCGCTGGGTCGTCGCCACCGCCGGCGGCATCCTCGTCCTGCTGGGCCTGCTGCCCAAGCTGGGCGCGGTGGTCGCGGCGATACCCGCGCCGGTGCTGGGCGGAGCGGGCCTGGTGATGTTCGGGACGGTGGCGGCCAGCGGGCTGAGGACCCTCACCCAGGTCGACTTCCGGGGCAACAACAACCTGACCGTGGTGGCCGTGTCGGTCGCGATGGGCGTCCTGCCGGTCGGCGTCCCGACGATCTACGAGAAGTTCCCCGACTGGTTCCAGACGGTGATGAACAGCGGCATCAGCGCGGGCTGCGTGACGGCGATCGCACTCAACCTGCTCTTCAACCACCTGCCGGCGAAGGGGACTTCAGGCGCTCCCGACCCGGACGGCCTGGCGGGCGGCGGCATCGAGGAGGGCGTCGAGAAGCCCCGGGAAGAGGCCGTCTAGGTCGTCCCTGCGCAGGCCGTTCATCTTGGCCGTGCCCCGGTAGATCTGCTGGATCACTCCGGCCTCGCGCAGCACCCGGAAGTGGTGCGTGGTCGTGGACTTGGTGATGGGCAGGTCGAAGTACGAGCAGGTGAGCTCGTCGCTCGCGGCGGCGAGCTCCCGCACGATCCGCAGCCGCATCGGATCCGAGAGCGCGTGCAGGATGCCCTCCAGGCGGATCTCCTCGCGCGCCGGATGCGGAAGATCGCGGGCGCTGACGGCGGGGGAGGTCACGGTGGCTCCACTCGTTCGGGGACACCCATTGTACGAGACCCCTCGTAGTTTGACACTCGGCGTACTACGATGCCTATCGTACGAGTCGACCTCCGGTCCCGTAACGAATGGAGCCCGCCGTGAGTGCACTCTTCGAGCCCTACACCCTGCGCGACGTGACGATCCCCAACCGGGTGTGGATGCCGCCGATGTGCCAGTACTCCGCGGCGCCCGAGGGCCCGGAGGCCGGTGCCCCCAACGACTGGCACTTCGCCCACTACGGAGCCCGCGCGGCCGGCGGCACGGGCCTGATCATCGTCGAGGCCACCGGCGTCAGCCCCGAGGGCCGCATCTCGCCGTACGACCTCGGCATCTGGAACGACACCCAGGTCGAGGCGTTCCGCCGCATCACGCGCTTCCTGGTCTCCCAGGGCACGGTTCCGGGCATCCAGCTCGCCCACGCGGGCCGCAAGGCCGCCACCGACCAGCCCTGGAAGGGCGGCGCGCCGCTGGGACCGGACGCGCTCGGATGGCAGCCGCTGGGCCCGAGCCCGCTCGCGTTCGACGAGAAGCACCCGGTGCCGACGGAGCTGACGACGGATCAGATCCAGGAGATCGTCGGCCAGTTCACGGACGCGGCCCGCCGCGCCCTCGCCGCCGGTTTCGAGGTCGCCGAGATCCATGGCGCCCACGGCTACCTGATCGGCAGCTTCCTCTCCCCGCACTCCAACCACCGCACCGACGCCTACGGCGGCTCCTACGACAACCGCACCCGCCTCGCCCTCGAAGTCGTCGACGCCGTGCGCGCCGTGTGGCCCGAGGACAAGCCGCTGTTCTTCCGGATCTCGGCCACGGACTGGCTGGACGAGGGCGGCTGGACCCCGGACGACACCGTCCGCCTCGCCGCCGACCTCAAGGCCCACGGCGTCGACCTCCTCGACGTCTCCAGCGGCGGCAACGCCTCCGGCGTCCGCATCCCCACCGGCCCCGGCTACCAGGTCCCCTTCGCCGCCCGCGTCAAGGCCGAGACCTCCCTGCCCGTCGCCGCGGTCGGCCTGATCACCGAGGCCGAACAGGCCGAGAAGATCCTCGCCAACGGCGAGGCCGACGCCGTACTCCTCGGCCGCGAACTCCTGCGCAACCCCTCCTGGGCCCGCCACGCGGCACGGGAACTGGGCGGGGACGTGCATGTGCCGGACCAGTACCACCGGTCCGTGTGACCGACCGTGTCGTCCGGTCCGGGTGACCGACCGCGTCGTCGATGGCCGCGGACTGCTGTCCGCGGCCATCGGCGCGTGGCGTGTCGTCCGTCGTGTGTCAGGCGCAGGCCGTCCCGTTCAGCTTGAAGGCGGTCGGGGCCGCGCTGTTGCCGCCGTGGGTGGCCTGGTAGCCGATCGTCACGCTCGCGTTGGGGGCGAGGGTGGCGTTGTAGGCGGCGTTGGTCGCCGTCACGGTCCCGGAGGCCGGGGTGTAGGTGGCGCCCCAGCCGTTGGTGATCGTCTGCCCGGAGGGCAGCGTGAAGGCGAGTTGCCAGCTGTTGAGAGAGGTCGTCCCGGTGTTGGTGAGGGTCACCGAACCGGTGAGGCCCGTGCTCCAGGCACTGGTCGTGGCGGTCACCTTGCAGGCGCCGGGCTGGGGTTGGGGTGCGGGGCCCGAGGAGTCCAGGCCGAAGAAGGTCAGGGCCCGGGAGGCCATGCCGTTGACGTAGAGGTTGTGTCCGACGCCCTGGAGGCTGATTGCCTCGACGGGTGCCCGGTCGCCGGTGGCGCCGTAACGGGTGCGGTTCCAGCCGGAGGCGGGCGTGTCGGTGGCGGCCGGAGTCTGGCTGACGCCGAGCACGTTGGTCCACTGCTTGATCTGTTCCCCGAAGTTCGGGTAGCGCAGCACGTCGTCCTGGGTGCCGTGCCAGATCTGCATGCGTGGCCGGGGGCCGGTGTAGCCGGGATACGCGGCGCGGACCAGGTTGCCCCACTCCTGCGGGGTGCGGCTGATGGTGCCGTTGGCGCACTCGCTGTTCCACTCGGAGCCGTTGGTGGTGGCGAAGCAGCCGAACGGCACACCGGAGAAGGCGGCACCCGCCGCGAACACGTCGGGGTAGTCGCCGAGCAGGACGTTGGTCATCATCGCGCCGGAGGAGATACCGGTGGCGAAGATCCTGCTCGTGTCGGCCGAGTAGGTGCGGACGGTCCAGTCGATCATCGACTTGATGCCGACGGGATCGCTGCCGCCGTCCCGCCTCAGTGCCTGCGGCGAGGCGACGTCGAAGCACTTGCTGGCCCGCGTGACCGAGGGGTACACGACCACGAACCCGTAGCGGTCGGCGAGTTGGGCCCACTCGGTGCCGTTGTACATGGCCGGCCCGGAGCCCGTGCAGTAGTGCACGGCCACCACGACCGCCGGTTTGGCGGTGACGTTGTCCGGCACGTACAGGTACATCTGGAGATTGCTGGGGTTGGTGCCGAAGTTGGTGACCTCGGTGAGCGCCGCGGTGGGCACCGCGTCGGCCGCGCGGGGGCGGGCCGCGGCCGTGGGCGCGGTCAGGACGGTGGCGGCGAGCAGCGGCACCAGGGCTCCGAGGAGCGCCACGAGCGCCGTACGCAGGCGGGGTCTCCTGGTGGTGCGGGGGGTGGTGGTCACGTCCGGTCCCTTTCTGGTCGCGGCTCGGGGGACGTGGTGCGGGTGGAGGCGGTCAGCAGGTGGAGTTGGCCTGGGTCACCAGGCCCAGGCGCCAAGGCAGTTGTGAGTAGTCGCCGCTCGATGCCGGGTCCATCCCCTGGTAGGGGAACGAACGTACGCACAAGGGAAGTCCTCATCGACCCGTACCTCTCGGAAGGGAAGCGTCCGCCCGAGCATCGTGGCATGCACATGCCTGCCATGGAAGCGCTCCCACGCGTCGAAAGAATTCGCTCGGCACACCCACCAGCATCGGCCGAATGTGTTCTGCGCAAAGCGTTGACTAGAAAGCGCTTGCCCCCTACGTTCCGTTCAGCAGTGTGACCGAGCCGCACCGCTCCGTGGCTCCATGGTCACATTGCTTCAGTACGGCGTTCAGAACAGAGCACAACATTCAGATACATGACCGACCAGTCATCACTGAAGGGGTGCATCCGCATGCGTGCTCTCCCCCCACGTACACACGCGCAAAGATCCGCACCGGCCGGCCCGACGGACGTCGGCTCCGGCAGATGAACCGGCCTGCGCGGCGACGACCTCGGTGGAGCCGCGACCGAGGTCCGCGGGCCGGCGGTTCCAGCAGTCCGCCCCACAGCCGCCCGGCGGAGTCCGCCTCCGTCGTCGCCCCGGCGACGACGGGCACGGACAGCGGGCAGCTCTGACCCCCACCAGGAGAAGGAAACGGGACATGACTTCACAGACGCAGCAGCGCCGCCGGATCTTCGGCCGGCGAAAGGTCGTGGGCGGGATGGCCTCGCTCGGTCTCTCAGTTGCCATGATCATGACATCCGGTGCTCTCACGCCGGCGAGCGCCGCCACCTGGCCGACCCCCAACGGCAGCCAGGGGACCTCCTCCACCATCTCCGTGTCCGGCACCAAGGACTACGGGATGAAGCAGTTCTACGGCACCGGGGCGCTGGCCGGTAGCGGCCAGGAGGAGGGCCAGGACCCGATCTTCAAGCTCGCGGCCGGCGCGACGCTCAAGAACGTCATCATCGGCGCCCCGGGTGCCGACGGCATCCACTGCGAGGGCAACTGCACGCTCCAGAACGTGTGGTGGGCGGATGTCGGCGAAGACGCCGCCACCTTCCGGGGCGGTTCCACGTACAACGTGATCGGCGGCGGCGCCAGGAAGGCCGCCGACAAGGTGTTCCAGCACAACGGGCCCGGCACGGTGAACATCTCCAACTTCGCCGTCAGCGAGTTCAAGACGCTCTACCGGTCCTGCGGCGACTGCTCCACGCAGTACACGCGCAAGGTCAACCTCAGCAACATCGAGGTCACCGGCACGGGTTCGACCGCGCGTCTGGTCGGCATCAACGTCAACCGCAACGACGTGGCGACGCTGAAGGGCATCACGATCCTCAACGACTCCGGTCGCAAGGTCGTCCCCTGCCAGAAGTACAACAACACCACCGCGGTCGGTACGGGCCCGGACAGCACCAACTGCAAGTACGCCACCTCGGACATCACCTACAGGTGAGGCACTGCCCGCGGTAGGTGAAGGCGGTCGTACGAGACGTCCCCGCACGGCGCCTCGTACGACCGCCGCGTCATGCGCGCCGGGCGTGCTGCGGTACCGTCCCGGCCAGCTCGTTCTGGTAGTCCGCGTACGCGGCGCGCAGCTCCTCGCCCGGCCACCCGTCCGGCAGCAGAGCGGCCGGCAGCACCGGATCGGCGAGCAGATGGCGTACGACGGCCGCGAAGCCGGTGAGACGGTCGGCCGGCCGGTCCGCGCGGGCGATGTGGGCGAGCAGCGTCCGGGCCGTGTCCGCCCAGGCGTCGAGAGGCCACAGCTCCGCCGCGAGGTCGGACGCGGGACGGTCGGGGCGGGCGGTGCAGCGCTCGGCCACCTGGCCGAGGTCACCCGGCAGCGGGCGGCGCAGGTTGGCGGGGCGCAGCCACACGCCCTCACGGATTTCGGCCAGCCGCAGCGCGGTCAACCGGGCCCGCAGGTCGGCGCGTTCGGCGGGGCCGCGGCCCGTCGCGGTGATCACGAGCAGTTCCCAGTCGCCGTCCCACGCGCGCGTGCGGGGCCGCACGGCCTCGTCCTGGCGGCTCTGGCGGGCGAGCAGACGGTCGCTGAGACGGTGTACGGAGTCCGTGCGCCGAAGGTCACCGGCGGCCACCATGCGGCTGAGCGCGGCCCGCAGGGTGGATCCACCGACCCCGAACGGCTCCACCGCGCGGACCAGGTCCTTCACCGCCATCTCCGGCGGATGCGCGCCCAGCAGCAGGCTCAGCACGACCGACCGTGCGGACAGCGGCCGCAGGTCGACCCGACCGGGCTGCACTGACACGTTCCTCCGCATGGTCACGTACTGTACGGGCGCCCTCGTATTGCATCATTGCTACAACCGCAGCAAGAGTGCAACATGGAGGGCATGCTCCCGATACTCCCGCACGAGCCGTCCCGCACCCACGACGTCACCAACCAGCCCCCTCCCCTGGCCCCCTACGACGCCTCCGAGGACACGGCCCTGCTGGAGGGGCTGCGCCGGGAGGGTGCCGGGTGGGCCGAGGAGGACGTCCGGCGGCTCGGACGCGTCGCCGGCAGCACCGAGGCCCAGGAGTGGGCCGACCTCGCCAACCGGCACGAGCCCGAACTGCGCACGCACGACCGGTACGGCAACCGCGTCGACGAGGTCGACTTCCACCCGAGCTGGCACCACCTGATGCGGGTCGCGGTGGCCGAGGGCCTGGCCGGCGCCCCCTGGGCCGACGAGTCGCCCGGCGCCCATGTGGCCCGTACGGCGGGCGGGCTGGTGTGGGGGCACACCGACGCCGGTCACGGCTGCCCCACGTCGATGACGTACGCGGCGATCCCGGCCCTGCGCAAGGAGCCGGAGCTGGCGAAGGTCTACGAGCCCCTGCTCACCGGCCGCGAGTACGACCCGGTGCTCAGGGTGCCGACCGACAAGCGCGGTCTGCTCGCCGGTATGGGGATGACCGAGAAGCAGGGCGGCTCCGACGTCCGGACGAACACCACCTCGGCCACGCCCACCGCCGAGTCCGGCGTGTACACGCTGCGCGGCCACAAGTGGTTCACGTCGGCGCCGATGTGCGATGTGTTCCTGGTGCTGGCCCAGGCGCCCGGCGGCCTCTCGTGCTTCCTCTTGCCGCGTGTCCTGCCGGACGGCAACCGCAACCCCTTCCGCATCCAGCGCCTCAAGGACAAGCTGGGCAACCGGTCGAACGCGTCCTCCGAGCCCGAGTTCGACGGCACCCTCGCCTGGCTGGTCGGCCCGGAGGGACAGGGCGTCAAGACCATCATCGAGATGGTCAACTGCACCCGGCTGGACTGCGTGATGATGTCGGCGACCCTGATGCGCAAGACGCTCGTCGAGGCCGGACATCATGTGCGCCACCGCACGGCGTTCGGCGCGCGCCTGCTCGACCAGCCGCTGATGCGCAACGTCCTGGCCGATCTGGCCCTGGAGTCCGAGGCCGCGACGACCCTCACGCTACGACTGGCCGGTGCGGCCGACCGCGCGGTGCGGGGGGACTCCGGTGAGGCGGCCTTCCGCCGCATCGCCACCGCCGTGGGCAAGTACTGGGTCACCAAGCGGGGTCCCGCCTTCACCGCGGAGGCCCTGGAGTGCCTCGGCGGCAACGGCTACGTCGAGGACTCGGGCATGCCCCGCCACTACCGCGAGGCTCCCCTGCTGTCGATCTGGGAGGGGTCGGGCAACGTCAACGCGCTCGACGTGCTGCGGGCGTTGCGGCGGGAGTCCGGCGCCGCCGAGGCCCTGTTCGGCGAACTCGCCCTCGCCGAGGGAGCGGACGCCCGGCTGGACGCGGCCGTGGCCCGCCTCAAGGAGCGGTTGGTCCAGGCGTCCGAGACGGCAGCGCGACGGCTCGTGGAGCTCATGGCCCTGACCCTCCAGGCCTCCCTGCTGGTCCGGCACGCCCCGCCCGCCGTCGCCGACGCCTTCTGCGCGACCCGGCTCGACGGCGACTGGGGGCACTCCTTCGGC
Proteins encoded in this region:
- a CDS encoding NADH:flavin oxidoreductase/NADH oxidase; translation: MSALFEPYTLRDVTIPNRVWMPPMCQYSAAPEGPEAGAPNDWHFAHYGARAAGGTGLIIVEATGVSPEGRISPYDLGIWNDTQVEAFRRITRFLVSQGTVPGIQLAHAGRKAATDQPWKGGAPLGPDALGWQPLGPSPLAFDEKHPVPTELTTDQIQEIVGQFTDAARRALAAGFEVAEIHGAHGYLIGSFLSPHSNHRTDAYGGSYDNRTRLALEVVDAVRAVWPEDKPLFFRISATDWLDEGGWTPDDTVRLAADLKAHGVDLLDVSSGGNASGVRIPTGPGYQVPFAARVKAETSLPVAAVGLITEAEQAEKILANGEADAVLLGRELLRNPSWARHAARELGGDVHVPDQYHRSV
- a CDS encoding PHB depolymerase family esterase, which gives rise to MTTTPRTTRRPRLRTALVALLGALVPLLAATVLTAPTAAARPRAADAVPTAALTEVTNFGTNPSNLQMYLYVPDNVTAKPAVVVAVHYCTGSGPAMYNGTEWAQLADRYGFVVVYPSVTRASKCFDVASPQALRRDGGSDPVGIKSMIDWTVRTYSADTSRIFATGISSGAMMTNVLLGDYPDVFAAGAAFSGVPFGCFATTNGSEWNSECANGTISRTPQEWGNLVRAAYPGYTGPRPRMQIWHGTQDDVLRYPNFGEQIKQWTNVLGVSQTPAATDTPASGWNRTRYGATGDRAPVEAISLQGVGHNLYVNGMASRALTFFGLDSSGPAPQPQPGACKVTATTSAWSTGLTGSVTLTNTGTTSLNSWQLAFTLPSGQTITNGWGATYTPASGTVTATNAAYNATLAPNASVTIGYQATHGGNSAAPTAFKLNGTACA
- a CDS encoding pectate lyase; amino-acid sequence: MTSQTQQRRRIFGRRKVVGGMASLGLSVAMIMTSGALTPASAATWPTPNGSQGTSSTISVSGTKDYGMKQFYGTGALAGSGQEEGQDPIFKLAAGATLKNVIIGAPGADGIHCEGNCTLQNVWWADVGEDAATFRGGSTYNVIGGGARKAADKVFQHNGPGTVNISNFAVSEFKTLYRSCGDCSTQYTRKVNLSNIEVTGTGSTARLVGINVNRNDVATLKGITILNDSGRKVVPCQKYNNTTAVGTGPDSTNCKYATSDITYR
- a CDS encoding DNA alkylation response protein, yielding MLPILPHEPSRTHDVTNQPPPLAPYDASEDTALLEGLRREGAGWAEEDVRRLGRVAGSTEAQEWADLANRHEPELRTHDRYGNRVDEVDFHPSWHHLMRVAVAEGLAGAPWADESPGAHVARTAGGLVWGHTDAGHGCPTSMTYAAIPALRKEPELAKVYEPLLTGREYDPVLRVPTDKRGLLAGMGMTEKQGGSDVRTNTTSATPTAESGVYTLRGHKWFTSAPMCDVFLVLAQAPGGLSCFLLPRVLPDGNRNPFRIQRLKDKLGNRSNASSEPEFDGTLAWLVGPEGQGVKTIIEMVNCTRLDCVMMSATLMRKTLVEAGHHVRHRTAFGARLLDQPLMRNVLADLALESEAATTLTLRLAGAADRAVRGDSGEAAFRRIATAVGKYWVTKRGPAFTAEALECLGGNGYVEDSGMPRHYREAPLLSIWEGSGNVNALDVLRALRRESGAAEALFGELALAEGADARLDAAVARLKERLVQASETAARRLVELMALTLQASLLVRHAPPAVADAFCATRLDGDWGHSFGTLPDGADLDAILTRALPERG
- a CDS encoding PaaX family transcriptional regulator C-terminal domain-containing protein produces the protein MRRNVSVQPGRVDLRPLSARSVVLSLLLGAHPPEMAVKDLVRAVEPFGVGGSTLRAALSRMVAAGDLRRTDSVHRLSDRLLARQSRQDEAVRPRTRAWDGDWELLVITATGRGPAERADLRARLTALRLAEIREGVWLRPANLRRPLPGDLGQVAERCTARPDRPASDLAAELWPLDAWADTARTLLAHIARADRPADRLTGFAAVVRHLLADPVLPAALLPDGWPGEELRAAYADYQNELAGTVPQHARRA
- a CDS encoding nucleobase:cation symporter-2 family protein; its protein translation is MAQTTPVHPVDEVPPVRHLAAFGLQHVLAMYAGAVAVPLIVGGAMKLSPADLAYLITADLLVCGIATLIQCIGFWRFGVRLPIMQGCTFAAVSPMVLIGTTGGGLPAIYGSVIVAGLAIVLLAPVFGRLLRFFPPLVTGTVILIIGISLLPVAGNWAAGGAGSADFGEPKNIALAAFVLLVVLCVQRFAPAFLSRVAVLIGIVVGLAVAVPFGFTDFGGVGDADWVGISTPFHFGAPTFEASAIISMLVVALVTMTETTGDFIAVGEMTDRRIDARSLSDGLRADGLSTVLGGVFNTFPYTAYAQNVGLVGMTRVRSRWVVATAGGILVLLGLLPKLGAVVAAIPAPVLGGAGLVMFGTVAASGLRTLTQVDFRGNNNLTVVAVSVAMGVLPVGVPTIYEKFPDWFQTVMNSGISAGCVTAIALNLLFNHLPAKGTSGAPDPDGLAGGGIEEGVEKPREEAV
- a CDS encoding ArsR/SmtB family transcription factor, which translates into the protein MTSPAVSARDLPHPAREEIRLEGILHALSDPMRLRIVRELAAASDELTCSYFDLPITKSTTTHHFRVLREAGVIQQIYRGTAKMNGLRRDDLDGLFPGLLDALLDAAARQAVRVGSA